A single genomic interval of Psychroserpens sp. NJDZ02 harbors:
- a CDS encoding SsrA-binding protein — MKQSFFKFLAKANKLVLPSYTKQKLDLSKATKLQMAIFGWKLFVTKNALN; from the coding sequence ATGAAACAATCATTTTTCAAGTTTCTAGCAAAAGCTAATAAACTTGTATTACCAAGCTACACAAAGCAAAAGTTAGACTTAAGTAAAGCCACTAAACTACAGATGGCTATTTTTGGATGGAAACTATTTGTTACAAAAAACGCATTAAATTAA